A stretch of the Glutamicibacter sp. JL.03c genome encodes the following:
- a CDS encoding class I SAM-dependent methyltransferase: MTHVSDYDEFAEAYARENETSLLNAYYERPAMLALAGDVAGRRILDIGCGTGPLAEQLVKRGALVAGFDTSSAMIELARRRLGDQAELCVATLGEKLPYEDDSFDDAVASLVFHYLQDWTLALDEVRRVLKPGGRLIMSVNHPILYPFNHRGEDYFQLTRYTDEVTLDGRSATLTYWHRPLHETMAALISAGFRVQRVWEPPYDKNAPVEVVPQPLRERDAFLSFLFFSLSSE, from the coding sequence ATGACGCACGTCAGCGACTACGACGAATTCGCCGAAGCATATGCGAGGGAAAACGAAACCAGTTTGCTCAATGCCTACTACGAACGTCCAGCCATGTTAGCCCTCGCGGGAGACGTAGCGGGACGGCGAATTCTGGACATAGGCTGCGGCACGGGGCCGCTGGCAGAGCAACTGGTCAAGCGAGGTGCGTTGGTTGCAGGGTTTGATACCAGTTCAGCCATGATTGAACTGGCTCGACGACGCCTGGGAGACCAGGCGGAGCTGTGCGTGGCGACGCTAGGGGAAAAGCTCCCGTACGAGGATGACTCCTTTGATGACGCGGTTGCCTCCCTGGTCTTTCACTACCTACAAGACTGGACGCTTGCGCTGGACGAAGTGCGCCGTGTGCTCAAGCCTGGAGGGCGGCTGATCATGTCGGTCAATCATCCGATTCTCTATCCGTTCAACCATCGAGGTGAGGACTATTTCCAGTTGACTCGCTACACCGATGAAGTCACCCTTGATGGCCGATCCGCAACGTTGACTTATTGGCATCGACCGTTGCATGAGACCATGGCTGCCCTGATCTCGGCTGGCTTTCGGGTGCAACGTGTTTGGGAACCGCCCTATGACAAGAATGCGCCCGTAGAAGTCGTTCCCCAACCGCTCCGTGAAAGAGATGCATTCTTAAGTTTTCTCTTTTTCTCGCTGAGCTCCGAGTGA